The following are encoded in a window of Fretibacter rubidus genomic DNA:
- a CDS encoding HNH endonuclease, translated as MGLIASTSAIGQAELPQDLQPVTAGNYPCLILNADYQPLSYFPLSLWSWQDAVKAVFLDRVNVVDDYAQTVRAANFEMLLPSVVALKDYVPQNRAPAFTRFNLFLRDGFECMYCGDADDLTFDHLIPRRLGGKTSWTNIVAACSKCNLRKGGRLAKDASMYPRVKPVQPTMHQLQVQGRRFPPNHLHESWLDYLYWDVELKA; from the coding sequence ATGGGATTAATTGCGTCAACATCCGCGATAGGCCAAGCAGAGCTGCCCCAAGATTTACAGCCTGTGACAGCGGGCAATTATCCCTGCCTTATCCTGAACGCAGATTATCAACCTTTATCATATTTTCCGCTATCACTGTGGTCATGGCAGGACGCTGTGAAGGCCGTGTTTCTTGACCGCGTGAATGTGGTTGATGATTACGCGCAGACGGTTCGCGCGGCCAACTTTGAAATGCTACTGCCTAGTGTTGTGGCGTTAAAAGACTATGTGCCGCAAAACCGTGCGCCTGCCTTCACGCGCTTTAATCTGTTTTTACGTGACGGGTTTGAATGTATGTATTGCGGCGACGCTGATGATTTAACCTTTGATCACCTGATCCCGCGGCGTTTGGGGGGTAAGACCAGTTGGACGAACATCGTCGCGGCCTGTTCCAAATGCAATCTGCGCAAGGGCGGCCGTTTGGCAAAAGACGCCAGCATGTATCCGCGTGTCAAACCTGTGCAACCCACCATGCATCAATTGCAAGTACAAGGTCGGCGTTTTCCGCCCAATCATTTACATGAAAGTTGGCTTGACTATCTCTACTGGGACGTAGAACTTAAAGCCTAA
- a CDS encoding DUF1674 domain-containing protein: protein MSDDTPLPNAAPGKTLSPAAKRALREAAARKAKAAETAAEHTSDRPRETAGPKGEEPTRFGDWERGGIAYDF from the coding sequence ATGTCTGATGATACGCCACTTCCCAACGCCGCGCCCGGCAAAACACTTAGCCCTGCTGCAAAGCGGGCGTTACGTGAAGCTGCCGCGCGTAAAGCGAAAGCTGCCGAGACGGCGGCTGAGCACACCTCTGATCGTCCCCGTGAAACCGCTGGGCCTAAAGGGGAAGAGCCCACGCGCTTTGGTGATTGGGAACGCGGCGGTATTGCTTATGATTTCTAG
- a CDS encoding histidine phosphatase family protein — MNRRALICASLVALIASCAPAPKSDTPVIGAKAAPSVYYLVRHAEKDLSETANKKDPVLTPAGKDRAKALSKRLSKLSIDGIYSTDYARTRDTAMPLSRATNVPLTLYDASDLASFAAQMKDKNGTFVIVGHSNTTPQLAELLGGEAGEPIVEMGENDRLYILREGERGTIDTTISRYGKPSKY, encoded by the coding sequence GTGAATAGACGCGCTCTCATATGCGCCAGTCTGGTAGCGCTTATCGCCAGCTGCGCCCCAGCCCCTAAAAGTGACACCCCTGTTATTGGCGCTAAAGCTGCGCCGTCGGTCTATTACCTTGTCCGTCACGCAGAAAAAGACCTAAGCGAGACGGCCAATAAAAAGGACCCCGTGCTGACGCCGGCTGGCAAGGACCGCGCTAAAGCTTTGTCCAAGCGTCTGTCAAAATTATCCATCGACGGTATTTACTCCACCGATTATGCCCGTACCCGCGACACAGCCATGCCGCTATCCCGCGCGACCAATGTGCCATTGACATTATATGACGCGAGTGATCTGGCCAGCTTTGCTGCGCAGATGAAAGACAAAAACGGCACATTCGTTATTGTCGGTCATTCTAATACGACACCGCAATTGGCGGAGCTTTTAGGCGGGGAGGCGGGGGAGCCGATTGTCGAGATGGGCGAAAATGACCGCCTTTATATCTTGCGCGAGGGTGAGCGCGGGACAATAGATACGACGATTTCGCGTTACGGTAAGCCGTCAAAATATTGA